From the genome of Paludisphaera mucosa:
GGACCCGGAGCCGAAATGCTTGGTCAGGCCGCGGACCCTCACGGCCAGGCCCGCCCCGTCGCCCGGGGGCTCGACCGCGGTCGCGGCTTCCAGGATCTGCGTCATTCGGGGACCTCGCTCTCGAAGGGGGCCCGACCTCAGGCCCGGAAGACGACCGCCGGCTCCAGCACCATCACGCGACGGATGCACAGCAGGCTGGAGAAGATGCAGATGAAGACGACCACCGCCGCGGTGGCCGGCAGGAGCGGCCACCAGACGTAGAACTGGATCTCGCCGCCCCCGGCGTTCGCCCGATCGGCCACGAAGGTCGAGACGCCGACGCCCAGGCCGTATCCGATCAGTCCCACGACGGCCGCCTGGAGGAGGATCATCCCGACGATCCGCGCGTTGGTCGCGCCCATCGCCTTGAGCGCGCCGAACTGCTTCAGGTTGTCCACCGTGAAGAGATAGAAGGTCTGCCCGGCGATCGCCGTCCCGACGAACAGGCCGAGCAGCGAGGTGATCCCGAAGTTGATCACGATGCCCGTGTTCATGAGGAAGAAGAGGATCGTCTTGCGGGCGAACTCCTGCGAGCTGTAGGCGCCGAGGCCGGTCTTGGAGCGGATGGCGGCCGCGACGTCCTCGGCCTTCCACGAGCGGTCCGTCCGGACCAGGATGAAGCTGAGGACCTTGCGCTCCTGGGCGACGAACTGCTTGGCGCGGCCGTACGTCGTGTAGACGACCGCGTTCGAGCCGAAGGTGGGGGCGGCCTTGCAGACGCCCACGATCGTCGCGCGGTGGTCGTTCATCTCCATCTCGCGGCCGAGGAACCGGTCGTAGAAGGCGTCCCCCAGCGCCTCCAGGTCCTCCCACGGCTCGCCGGGGTAGTACTTGGGGAGCTGCATCTTGTCGATGACGATCGCGTCGGGCGTCCGCAGGTCGAGGAGGTCGCCGGCGATGACGTCTCCGGGCGTCGGCGCCCCCACCAGCGTGGTGTCGTCGAGGCCGAGGAGGACCACGGAC
Proteins encoded in this window:
- a CDS encoding FtsX-like permease family protein, with product MWRIALKMLMGDTAKFCGILLGLTFAALLIMQQGAIFCGLMRRTAGQINGVSGVDLWVMDPNVRHIDDVKAMMESNLHRVRGVEGVEWAVPLYKGSGRAKLNTTDARGEPVTIIESVVLLGLDDTTLVGAPTPGDVIAGDLLDLRTPDAIVIDKMQLPKYYPGEPWEDLEALGDAFYDRFLGREMEMNDHRATIVGVCKAAPTFGSNAVVYTTYGRAKQFVAQERKVLSFILVRTDRSWKAEDVAAAIRSKTGLGAYSSQEFARKTILFFLMNTGIVINFGITSLLGLFVGTAIAGQTFYLFTVDNLKQFGALKAMGATNARIVGMILLQAAVVGLIGYGLGVGVSTFVADRANAGGGEIQFYVWWPLLPATAAVVVFICIFSSLLCIRRVMVLEPAVVFRA